The following is a genomic window from Candidatus Tanganyikabacteria bacterium.
ACCCGCCTCGATCGCGTCGGCAAGCGGAAAGCGGCTGACCACCCAGGGCAGCGGCTCGGCGGATCCCGCATCCAGGGGCGTCGCGGTGAGATCCACGCACAGGCCGATGCCGCGAGCGGCATGGAGGGCGTCGAGGCCCTCGGCCCACACCGTCGCCTTCCCGCCGGCCGCCGAGCGGTGGGCGTGGTGCGCCTCGTCGTTGAGGACCAGCAGACGCCCCGCACGCCCGACCACGCGCCGCGCCAGCACCTCGTCGGACTCTGTCCCGCGCGCCACCACGCGAGCGGCTACGCCGAAGGCCTCCCCGAGGTCGCGCCGCATGAGCGCGTGCCAGCTCCGGATGACCAGGCGCGCCCGCCGGAGGGCCACCATTTCCTCGGGTGCCACCAGATCCCGCCCCCGGTAGACGCTGCCCTCGCCACGGGCGGGACGCAGGTCGCCGAGGCGTTCGCGCACCATCACGTTCGGGGCGATCACCAGGATGCCTTCCGGAAACCGCGAATCGCGGGGATAGGCTTGCCGGTTGAAGCCGGACCAGGCGATCAGCGCCGCCATGACGGCCGTCTTTCCGGCGCCGGTGGCCAGGCTGCAGGCCATGCGGGGGATCGCGCCGTCGCGCAACCGCGCCTCGGGCGGCGCGCACTCGTGGAGGTAAATCACGGTCTCGATCGCTTCGCGCTGCGCGAAGAAGAGCCGCTCGCCGCCGCTCCACCGAGCCAGCAGGCGGCGGGTCACGGCGGTCGCGCCGGGATACCCCGCGCCGCGCCAGGCTGCGACGCGCCTGCGGAGGCCGTCCACTTCCGGGTCCCCGGCCGGCCGCCTGCCGGCGCGGAGTTCGGGGCCGGGCGCCCAGTGGGCCGTGGGTTCCGCATAGGGACTCCCGAGGATCGGCGACGCGTCGGCATGCCGAACCCTGCTAGGCACCGGGCACCGCCCGCATGGCCACCAGTTCGTGGCCGCGATCGTCGACCACCTTCACCGCGACCGTGCGGTGCAGGCCGGGTTCGAACGGCATGCTGAGCGTGGACCGGCCCCAGGCATCGTCCCAGGTCTCCCCGAGCAGGCGCCGCAGGGCTTCAAACGCCTGGGTCCGCGGGAATTGCGCCTGGCGCATGCGAAACACCCGGCCGTCGTGGTCGGTGTCGAGGAACCATGCCGGCACGTCGGCTGCGGCCAGGCGCCGCACGGCCCCCTCGACCGGGTCGAAGACGTCCACGCCGGCCAGGCGCACCGCGAGGCGCCCGTCAGCGGCCGTCTCGACGTCGAACTCCGGCATCCCGGTGATGGCGAACAGCTCGCTCGCCCGGGTCGTCTTGAGGAGATCGCCCAGCAGGAGATCGGCGGTGGCGTGGACCAGGGTGACGCCGGTTGCCGCGGCTCGTGCCGCGGCGGGCACGGAGAACGCGACGCCGACGACGAAGATCTCGGAATGGCCTGCCGCTCGCGCCTCGCGCGCCGCCCCGGCCACCTGCGGCTCGGCGACGGCGCCATGGAC
Proteins encoded in this region:
- a CDS encoding DEAD/DEAH box helicase family protein, with translation MPSRVRHADASPILGSPYAEPTAHWAPGPELRAGRRPAGDPEVDGLRRRVAAWRGAGYPGATAVTRRLLARWSGGERLFFAQREAIETVIYLHECAPPEARLRDGAIPRMACSLATGAGKTAVMAALIAWSGFNRQAYPRDSRFPEGILVIAPNVMVRERLGDLRPARGEGSVYRGRDLVAPEEMVALRRARLVIRSWHALMRRDLGEAFGVAARVVARGTESDEVLARRVVGRAGRLLVLNDEAHHAHRSAAGGKATVWAEGLDALHAARGIGLCVDLTATPLDAGSAEPLPWVVSRFPLADAIEAGIVKIPQQPIAMPRLPWSRGAASILAAARPALDAMAERNRATAARWADEAGAGKRPPAPPVLAVVCRDLALARAVHAYLGATYPDFADAVRLDSGTLDEGQAVARHLRWTGLTVGLAAWPGGRPPAEYALLAEGLGLDPAVPPGRDVRCVVSVAMLAEGWDAPNVAQLVGLRPFGSALLVEQVLGRGLRRSRPGAWGAEEAVDVCGIPLADLPVRADPDRPERDAAPPPAATPAPAWHPARVAAAAIALPAEAVAAAWEAAPGTGQQRRFAAALALTAAHPEAGPPHAVFPAALAQLPR